In one Ictalurus furcatus strain D&B chromosome 10, Billie_1.0, whole genome shotgun sequence genomic region, the following are encoded:
- the ptprc gene encoding receptor-type tyrosine-protein phosphatase C isoform X47 encodes MAKFHGPRFLFLVLAGLVLCKQGHTETSSNSSTQSTPTVTTTVSLASTQGTADDKNGPENSSASTSDSSRTSSTMNTISPTLTTSTTTENYMTGLPTSTPLHQHPNTTVTVTTAENMKASTSDSSRTSSTMNTISPPLTTSTTTEIVSASTSDSSRTSSTMNTTPPPLTTSTTTDNNDTGTPARNTSHSNKTTAGAENMNTSTSDSARNSSTMNTTSPPPPLTPSTTTDNNDTGTPARNTSHSNKTTAGAENYTTGLPTSTPLHQHQSQTTLKERVTDIYTTGLPTITTKHQHQSHTTLNTTVADNNTTTLLPNTTKHQHSHATVTVTTAEIVSASTSDSSRNSSTMNTTSPPLTTSTTTETSLKCSYTLEEENDTVTVKINKNDSAVKYKIKFTDTSDGSSTKTWPEESFPISLKSFKPCQNYNVTFDPPCNPMTGFFKTRELVDSDVSHTLNITGAKVQVCFETKWNLSECVDLNTSDSCTGYSVTFKGDPCKKSIPFTIPPVKPVINYTNEFPTKLRWDNQPSNCLKDLTYNCNGLTVADFEDLKPFHDYECTGTYDYESGTITSDPIRVKIDCDIVNEPSLSVSHNSIHASWQLDSQNCPSITTDFTWKVTCKNGSTSSLKGHCTKNSCEFSNLKSFTEYTCEFEAAYENKPFNTTTKTPKTWPGQPSFTKGPTKKEESHNAFKVSCSIDNWNGDPGKIFAELYINHNLQENKTDCNGKICDFLFTNLYYSTQYKIKVYAQNGHGNRTVILDMDHSTKYNDKAVIGFLAFLIVLTSVALLFVLYKIYLLKREKSSRNDQELDDLLPTNALLRVEPMSAEALLEAYKKKRADEGRLFMEEFQSVPRIFSNYSVREAKKPENQPKNRYVDILPYDYNRVTLSHGGTDYINASFIEGYKESNKYIAAQGPKEETVGDFWAMIWEQKTSIIVMVTRCEEGNKNKCAQYWPSMERETEIFEDLVVKIKGEENCPDYIIRHLTLMNRKEKAAEREVTHIQFTSWPDHGVPSDPGLLLKLRRRVNSFKNFFSGPIVVHCSAGVGRTGTYIGIDAMIESLEAEGRVDIYGYVVKLRRQRCLMVQVEAQYVLIHMALIEYSQFGETEMSLADFHSEVNTLRQKEGNETSLMDLEFQKLPKFRNYRASNTARTEENNKKNRSSIVPYDFNRVPIKVDDEASHDSEAEDEDEYSSDEEDEVPTKYINASYVDGYWCPSSFIVAQGPMPDTVADFLHMLYQKKVKTVFMLSDCTENDQEMCAQYWDDEKKTFGEMVVEVKETENFPTYIRRCLEIQHTKRKDSHTLQQYQFLKWVGHEIPPKPLDLVDMMKSARQSSVNSSKNNNLPIVAHCNDGSSRSGIFCALWKLLDSADTEKLVDIFQVAKDLRKARLGMINTLEQYEFLYAALEAAYPVQNGEVKKPSEAPADSVQIINESTALIPTNPSTDAEHQESTKEKPSEESTKEKPSEERTKEGTDSASPEEGVTESSSEIEKALSENTTNGPTATVEKTWGKTNDQL; translated from the exons AGAATTACATGACAGGCTTACCCACAAGCACCCCCTTGCATCAACACCCAAATACAACCGTAACCGTGACTACAGCAG AAAACATGAAAGCGAGCACCTCTGACTCCTCacgcacttcctccaccatgaaCACAATCTCACCCCCACTCACAACCAGCACAACAACAG AAATCGTAAGCGCAAGCACCTCTGACTCCTCacgcacttcctccaccatgaaCACAACCCCACCCCCACTCACAACCAGCACAACAACAG ACAATAACGACACAGGCACACCCGCACGCAACACCAGCCATTCAAACAAAACCACAGCTGGAGCAG AAAACATGAACACAAGCACCTCTGACTCCGCACGCAATTCCTCCACCATGAACACAAcctcacccccacccccactcacACCCAGCACAACAACAG ACAATAACGACACAGGCACACCCGCACGCAACACCAGCCATTCAAACAAAACCACAGCTGGAGCAG AGAATTACACGACAGGCTTACCCACAAGCACCCCCTTGCATCAACACCAATCACAAACCACCTTGAAAGAACGAG TAACAGACATTTACACGACAGGCTTACCCACAATCACCACCAAGCATcaacaccaatcacacacaactTTGAATACAACAG TAGCAGACAATAACACAACAACCTTGCTCCCAAACACCACCAAGCATCAACACTCACATGCAACCGTAACCGTGACTACAGCAG AAATCGTAAGCGCAAGCACCTCTGACTCCTCACGCAACTCCTCCACCATGAACACAACCTCACCCCCACTCACAACCAGCACAACAACAG AGACATCCCTCAAGT GCAGCTACACCCTCGAAGAAGAAAACGATACTGTGACAGTGAAAATTAACAAGAATGACTCAGCAGTCAAATACAAGATTAAATTCACAGACACATCAGATGGAAGCAGTACAAAAACATGGCCAGAAGAGTCTTTCCCAATATCACTTAAATCATTTAAGCCTTGCCAAAATTACAATGTCACTTTTGATCCTCCCTGTAACCCCATGactggattttttaaaacaagagaATTAG TTGACTCAGATGTAAGCCACACGTTGAACATAACTGGGGCAAAAGTACAAGTGTGTTTTGAGACCAAATGGAATTTGAGTGAATGTGTTGATCTCAATACCAGTGACTCCTGCACTGGCTATAGTGTGACTTTTAAAGGAGATCCCTGCAAGAAATCTATCCCTTTCACAATTCCCCCAG TAAAGCCTGTTATTAATTATACAAACGAGTTCCCTACGAAATTACGTTGGGACAATCAGCCTTCAAACTGCCTAAAAGACCTCACATACAACTGCAATG GTTTGACAGTTGCAGATTTTGAAGATTTGAAACCTTTTCATGATTATGAATGCACTGGGACATATGATTATGAGAGTGGAACAATTACAAGTGATCCCATCCGAGTTAAGATTGATTGTG ATATAGTGAATGAGCCCAGTCTCTCTGTAAGTCATAATAGCATTCATGCATCCTGGCAATTGGATAGCCAGAACTGTCCATCGATCACCACAGACTTCACCTGGAAAGTAACATGTAAAAATG GTTCCACCAGCTCTTTAAAAG GGCACTGTACTAAGAACTCCTGTGAATTTTCTAATTTGAAAAGTTTTACTGAATATACTTGTGAGTTTGAAGCAGCTTATGAAAACAAACCATTTAACACCACTACCAAAACCCCAAAAACCTGGCCTGGAC AACCGTCTTTCACAAAAGGTCcaacaaaaaaagaggaaagcCATAATGCTTTCAAAGTGAGCTGTTCAATCGACAATTGGAATGGTGATCCGGGAAAGATCTTCGCAGAGCTCTACATTAATCATAATCTGCAAGAGAATAAAACAGACTGCAATGGAAAaatttgtgattttcttttcacAAACCTCTACTACTCAACACAATATAAAATTAAG GTGTATGCCCAAAATGGTCATGGGAACAGAACAGTTATCCTTGATATGGATCATTCCACTAAAT ACAATGACAAAGCCGTTATTGGATTCCTGGCCTTTCTCATTGTTCTCACATCTGTTGCACTGCTGTTTGTCCTCTACAAAATCTAtcttttaaagagagagaagtcAAG CAGGAATGACCAAGAACTGGATGACCTTCTTCCTACAA ATGCACTGCTCCGGGTGGAACCCATGAGTGCTGAAGCGCTGCTGGAGGCCTACAAGAAGAAGAGGGCTGACGAAGGACGTCTGTTCATGGAGGAATTTCAG AGTGTTCCACGTATTTTCTCCAACTACTCGGTCAGAGAGGCCAAAAAACCAGAAAACCAACCCAAGAATCGCTATGTTGACATTCTTCCCT ATGATTATAATCGTGTTACTCTCTCTCATGGAGGAACAGATTACATCAACGCCAGTTTTATTGAG gGTTACAAGGAGTCCAACAAATACATTGCAGCCCAAG gaCCCAAGGAAGAGACAGTTGGAGATTTCTGGGCAATGATCTGGGAGCAAAAGACTTCGATTATTGTCATGGTAACCCGTTGTGAAGAAGGAAACAAG AACAAATGCGCTCAGTACTGGCCATCaatggagagagaaacagagatttTTGAGGATTTGGTTGTGAAAATCAAGGGAGAGGAAAACTGCCCGGATTACATAATTCGCCACCTGACCCTGATGAAT CGGAAAGAGAAGGCAGCGGAAAGAGAAGTCACTCACATCCAGTTCACGAGCTGGCCTGACCATGGTGTCCCCTCTGATCCTGGCCTGCTCCTTAAACTCCGCCGCAGAGTCAATTCCTTTAAAAACTTCTTCAGTGGTCCCATCGTCGTTCACTGCAG CGCTGGAGTTGGACGCACAGGGACCTACATCGGCATCGATGCCATGATTGAGAGTCTGGAGGCAGAAGGACGTGTGGACATTTATGGATATGTGGTCAAACTTCGCCGTCAAAGATGCCTCATGGTCCAAGTTGAG GCCCAGTATGTGCTCATCCACATGGCGCTGATCGAGTACAGTCAGTTTGGCGAGACAGAAATGTCACTCGCAGATTTCCACTCAGAGGTCAATACACTCAGACAGAAGGAGGGAAATGAGACATCTTTAATGGACCTGGAGTTTCAG AAACTTCCAAAATTCAGAAACTACAGGGCGTCCAACACGGCGCGGACTGAGgagaataataagaaaaaccGCTCGTCTATCGTGCCAT aTGACTTCAACCGAGTCCCAATTAAAGTGGACGACGAAGCCAGTCATGACAGCGAGGCTGAAGATGAGGACGAATATTCCTCAGACGAAGAAGATGAAGTCCCCACCAAATATATTAATGCCTCATATGTGGAT GGATACTGGTGCCCAAGTAGCTTCATTGTTGCTCAGGGACCTATGCCTGACACAGTTGCTGACTTTCTGCACATGCTTTACCAGAAGAAGGTTAAAACTGTGTTCATGCTCTCTGATTGCACTGAGAATGACCAG GAGATGTGCGCCCAGTATTGGGATGATGAGAAGAAAACATTTGGGGAGATGGTGGTGGAGGTCAAAGAGACTGAAAACTTCCCTACATACATCAGACGGTGCCTAGAAATACAGCACACAAAG AGGAAAGACAGCCACACATTGCAGCAGTACCAATTCCTGAAATGGGTGGGTCATGAGATCCCACCCAAGCCTCTCGACTTGGTTGACATGATGAAGAGTGCCAGACAGAGCAGTGTTAACAgcagcaaaaacaacaatttgccCATTGTAGCCCACTGCAA TGATGGCTCCTCACGTTCTGGAATCTTCTGCGCCTTGTGGAAGCTTCTGGACAGTGCGGACACAGAGAAACTGGTGGACATCTTCCAGGTGGCCAAGGACTTGCGCAAGGCTCGTCTAGGGATGATCAACACCCTC GAGCAGTACGAGTTCCTATATGCCGCCCTGGAGGCAGCGTACCCCGTGCAGAACGGCGAGGTGAAGAAGCCCAGTGAAGCCCCTGCTGACTCTGTGCAGATTATTAACGAATCAACAGCACTGATCCCAACGAATCCCAGCACAGACGCTGAGCACCAAGAGAGCACCAAAGAGAAACCAAGCGAAGAGAGCACCAAAGAGAAACCAAGCGAAGAGCGCACCAAGGAAGGCACTGACTCAGCATCGCCTGAAGAGGGAGTCACTGAGTCCAGCAGCGAGATAGAGAAAGCCCTCAGTGAAAACACCACTAATGGTCCCACTGCTACTGTAGAG AAAACATGGGGGAAAACTAATGACCAGCTCTGA
- the ptprc gene encoding receptor-type tyrosine-protein phosphatase C isoform X21: MAKFHGPRFLFLVLAGLVLCKQGHTETSSNSSTQSTPTVTTTVSLASTQGTADDKNGPENSSASTSDSSRTSSTMNTISPTLTTSTTTENYMTGLPTSTPLHQHPNTTVTVTTAENMKASTSDSSRTSSTMNTISPPLTTSTTTDNDDTGTPARNSSHSNKTTAGAVTDNYTTGFPPSTTEHQHQSHTTSNERENMNTSTSDSARNSSTMNTTSPPPPLTPNTTTDNDDTGTPARNTSHSNKTTAGAVTDIYTTGLPTITTEHQHQSHTTLNATVADNNTTTLLPNTTKHQHSHATVTVTTAEIVSASTSDSSRTSSTMNTTPPPLTTSTTTDNNDTGTPARNTSHSNKTTAGAENMNTSTSDSARNSSTMNTTSPPPPLTPSTTTDNNDTGTPARNTSHSNKTTAGAENYTTGLPTSTPLHQHQSQTTLKERVTDIYTTGLPTITTKHQHQSHTTLNTTVADNNTTTLLPNTTKHQHSHATVTVTTAEIVSASTSDSSRNSSTMNTTSPPLTTSTTTETSLKCSYTLEEENDTVTVKINKNDSAVKYKIKFTDTSDGSSTKTWPEESFPISLKSFKPCQNYNVTFDPPCNPMTGFFKTRELVDSDVSHTLNITGAKVQVCFETKWNLSECVDLNTSDSCTGYSVTFKGDPCKKSIPFTIPPVKPVINYTNEFPTKLRWDNQPSNCLKDLTYNCNGLTVADFEDLKPFHDYECTGTYDYESGTITSDPIRVKIDCDIVNEPSLSVSHNSIHASWQLDSQNCPSITTDFTWKVTCKNGSTSSLKGHCTKNSCEFSNLKSFTEYTCEFEAAYENKPFNTTTKTPKTWPGQPSFTKGPTKKEESHNAFKVSCSIDNWNGDPGKIFAELYINHNLQENKTDCNGKICDFLFTNLYYSTQYKIKVYAQNGHGNRTVILDMDHSTKYNDKAVIGFLAFLIVLTSVALLFVLYKIYLLKREKSSRNDQELDDLLPTNALLRVEPMSAEALLEAYKKKRADEGRLFMEEFQSVPRIFSNYSVREAKKPENQPKNRYVDILPYDYNRVTLSHGGTDYINASFIEGYKESNKYIAAQGPKEETVGDFWAMIWEQKTSIIVMVTRCEEGNKNKCAQYWPSMERETEIFEDLVVKIKGEENCPDYIIRHLTLMNRKEKAAEREVTHIQFTSWPDHGVPSDPGLLLKLRRRVNSFKNFFSGPIVVHCSAGVGRTGTYIGIDAMIESLEAEGRVDIYGYVVKLRRQRCLMVQVEAQYVLIHMALIEYSQFGETEMSLADFHSEVNTLRQKEGNETSLMDLEFQKLPKFRNYRASNTARTEENNKKNRSSIVPYDFNRVPIKVDDEASHDSEAEDEDEYSSDEEDEVPTKYINASYVDGYWCPSSFIVAQGPMPDTVADFLHMLYQKKVKTVFMLSDCTENDQEMCAQYWDDEKKTFGEMVVEVKETENFPTYIRRCLEIQHTKRKDSHTLQQYQFLKWVGHEIPPKPLDLVDMMKSARQSSVNSSKNNNLPIVAHCNDGSSRSGIFCALWKLLDSADTEKLVDIFQVAKDLRKARLGMINTLEQYEFLYAALEAAYPVQNGEVKKPSEAPADSVQIINESTALIPTNPSTDAEHQESTKEKPSEESTKEKPSEERTKEGTDSASPEEGVTESSSEIEKALSENTTNGPTATVEKTWGKTNDQL, translated from the exons AGAATTACATGACAGGCTTACCCACAAGCACCCCCTTGCATCAACACCCAAATACAACCGTAACCGTGACTACAGCAG AAAACATGAAAGCGAGCACCTCTGACTCCTCacgcacttcctccaccatgaaCACAATCTCACCCCCACTCACAACCAGCACAACAACAG ACAATGACGACACAGGCACACCCGCACGCAACTCCAGCCATTCAAACAAAACCACAGCTGGAGCAG TAACAGACAATTACACAACAGGCTTTCCTCCAAGCACCACCGAGCATcaacaccaatcacacacaactTCGAATGAACGAG AAAACATGAACACAAGCACCTCTGACTCCGCACGCAATTCCTCCACCATGAACACAAcctcacccccacccccactcacACCCAACACAACAACAG ACAATGACGACACAGGCACACCCGCACGCAACACCAGCCATTCAAACAAAACCACAGCTGGAGCAG TAACAGACATTTACACGACAGGCTTACCCACAATCACCACCGAGCATcaacaccaatcacacacaactTTGAATGCAACAG TAGCAGACAATAACACAACAACCTTGCTCCCAAACACCACCAAGCATCAACACTCACATGCAACCGTAACCGTGACTACAGCAG AAATCGTAAGCGCAAGCACCTCTGACTCCTCacgcacttcctccaccatgaaCACAACCCCACCCCCACTCACAACCAGCACAACAACAG ACAATAACGACACAGGCACACCCGCACGCAACACCAGCCATTCAAACAAAACCACAGCTGGAGCAG AAAACATGAACACAAGCACCTCTGACTCCGCACGCAATTCCTCCACCATGAACACAAcctcacccccacccccactcacACCCAGCACAACAACAG ACAATAACGACACAGGCACACCCGCACGCAACACCAGCCATTCAAACAAAACCACAGCTGGAGCAG AGAATTACACGACAGGCTTACCCACAAGCACCCCCTTGCATCAACACCAATCACAAACCACCTTGAAAGAACGAG TAACAGACATTTACACGACAGGCTTACCCACAATCACCACCAAGCATcaacaccaatcacacacaactTTGAATACAACAG TAGCAGACAATAACACAACAACCTTGCTCCCAAACACCACCAAGCATCAACACTCACATGCAACCGTAACCGTGACTACAGCAG AAATCGTAAGCGCAAGCACCTCTGACTCCTCACGCAACTCCTCCACCATGAACACAACCTCACCCCCACTCACAACCAGCACAACAACAG AGACATCCCTCAAGT GCAGCTACACCCTCGAAGAAGAAAACGATACTGTGACAGTGAAAATTAACAAGAATGACTCAGCAGTCAAATACAAGATTAAATTCACAGACACATCAGATGGAAGCAGTACAAAAACATGGCCAGAAGAGTCTTTCCCAATATCACTTAAATCATTTAAGCCTTGCCAAAATTACAATGTCACTTTTGATCCTCCCTGTAACCCCATGactggattttttaaaacaagagaATTAG TTGACTCAGATGTAAGCCACACGTTGAACATAACTGGGGCAAAAGTACAAGTGTGTTTTGAGACCAAATGGAATTTGAGTGAATGTGTTGATCTCAATACCAGTGACTCCTGCACTGGCTATAGTGTGACTTTTAAAGGAGATCCCTGCAAGAAATCTATCCCTTTCACAATTCCCCCAG TAAAGCCTGTTATTAATTATACAAACGAGTTCCCTACGAAATTACGTTGGGACAATCAGCCTTCAAACTGCCTAAAAGACCTCACATACAACTGCAATG GTTTGACAGTTGCAGATTTTGAAGATTTGAAACCTTTTCATGATTATGAATGCACTGGGACATATGATTATGAGAGTGGAACAATTACAAGTGATCCCATCCGAGTTAAGATTGATTGTG ATATAGTGAATGAGCCCAGTCTCTCTGTAAGTCATAATAGCATTCATGCATCCTGGCAATTGGATAGCCAGAACTGTCCATCGATCACCACAGACTTCACCTGGAAAGTAACATGTAAAAATG GTTCCACCAGCTCTTTAAAAG GGCACTGTACTAAGAACTCCTGTGAATTTTCTAATTTGAAAAGTTTTACTGAATATACTTGTGAGTTTGAAGCAGCTTATGAAAACAAACCATTTAACACCACTACCAAAACCCCAAAAACCTGGCCTGGAC AACCGTCTTTCACAAAAGGTCcaacaaaaaaagaggaaagcCATAATGCTTTCAAAGTGAGCTGTTCAATCGACAATTGGAATGGTGATCCGGGAAAGATCTTCGCAGAGCTCTACATTAATCATAATCTGCAAGAGAATAAAACAGACTGCAATGGAAAaatttgtgattttcttttcacAAACCTCTACTACTCAACACAATATAAAATTAAG GTGTATGCCCAAAATGGTCATGGGAACAGAACAGTTATCCTTGATATGGATCATTCCACTAAAT ACAATGACAAAGCCGTTATTGGATTCCTGGCCTTTCTCATTGTTCTCACATCTGTTGCACTGCTGTTTGTCCTCTACAAAATCTAtcttttaaagagagagaagtcAAG CAGGAATGACCAAGAACTGGATGACCTTCTTCCTACAA ATGCACTGCTCCGGGTGGAACCCATGAGTGCTGAAGCGCTGCTGGAGGCCTACAAGAAGAAGAGGGCTGACGAAGGACGTCTGTTCATGGAGGAATTTCAG AGTGTTCCACGTATTTTCTCCAACTACTCGGTCAGAGAGGCCAAAAAACCAGAAAACCAACCCAAGAATCGCTATGTTGACATTCTTCCCT ATGATTATAATCGTGTTACTCTCTCTCATGGAGGAACAGATTACATCAACGCCAGTTTTATTGAG gGTTACAAGGAGTCCAACAAATACATTGCAGCCCAAG gaCCCAAGGAAGAGACAGTTGGAGATTTCTGGGCAATGATCTGGGAGCAAAAGACTTCGATTATTGTCATGGTAACCCGTTGTGAAGAAGGAAACAAG AACAAATGCGCTCAGTACTGGCCATCaatggagagagaaacagagatttTTGAGGATTTGGTTGTGAAAATCAAGGGAGAGGAAAACTGCCCGGATTACATAATTCGCCACCTGACCCTGATGAAT CGGAAAGAGAAGGCAGCGGAAAGAGAAGTCACTCACATCCAGTTCACGAGCTGGCCTGACCATGGTGTCCCCTCTGATCCTGGCCTGCTCCTTAAACTCCGCCGCAGAGTCAATTCCTTTAAAAACTTCTTCAGTGGTCCCATCGTCGTTCACTGCAG CGCTGGAGTTGGACGCACAGGGACCTACATCGGCATCGATGCCATGATTGAGAGTCTGGAGGCAGAAGGACGTGTGGACATTTATGGATATGTGGTCAAACTTCGCCGTCAAAGATGCCTCATGGTCCAAGTTGAG GCCCAGTATGTGCTCATCCACATGGCGCTGATCGAGTACAGTCAGTTTGGCGAGACAGAAATGTCACTCGCAGATTTCCACTCAGAGGTCAATACACTCAGACAGAAGGAGGGAAATGAGACATCTTTAATGGACCTGGAGTTTCAG AAACTTCCAAAATTCAGAAACTACAGGGCGTCCAACACGGCGCGGACTGAGgagaataataagaaaaaccGCTCGTCTATCGTGCCAT aTGACTTCAACCGAGTCCCAATTAAAGTGGACGACGAAGCCAGTCATGACAGCGAGGCTGAAGATGAGGACGAATATTCCTCAGACGAAGAAGATGAAGTCCCCACCAAATATATTAATGCCTCATATGTGGAT GGATACTGGTGCCCAAGTAGCTTCATTGTTGCTCAGGGACCTATGCCTGACACAGTTGCTGACTTTCTGCACATGCTTTACCAGAAGAAGGTTAAAACTGTGTTCATGCTCTCTGATTGCACTGAGAATGACCAG GAGATGTGCGCCCAGTATTGGGATGATGAGAAGAAAACATTTGGGGAGATGGTGGTGGAGGTCAAAGAGACTGAAAACTTCCCTACATACATCAGACGGTGCCTAGAAATACAGCACACAAAG AGGAAAGACAGCCACACATTGCAGCAGTACCAATTCCTGAAATGGGTGGGTCATGAGATCCCACCCAAGCCTCTCGACTTGGTTGACATGATGAAGAGTGCCAGACAGAGCAGTGTTAACAgcagcaaaaacaacaatttgccCATTGTAGCCCACTGCAA TGATGGCTCCTCACGTTCTGGAATCTTCTGCGCCTTGTGGAAGCTTCTGGACAGTGCGGACACAGAGAAACTGGTGGACATCTTCCAGGTGGCCAAGGACTTGCGCAAGGCTCGTCTAGGGATGATCAACACCCTC GAGCAGTACGAGTTCCTATATGCCGCCCTGGAGGCAGCGTACCCCGTGCAGAACGGCGAGGTGAAGAAGCCCAGTGAAGCCCCTGCTGACTCTGTGCAGATTATTAACGAATCAACAGCACTGATCCCAACGAATCCCAGCACAGACGCTGAGCACCAAGAGAGCACCAAAGAGAAACCAAGCGAAGAGAGCACCAAAGAGAAACCAAGCGAAGAGCGCACCAAGGAAGGCACTGACTCAGCATCGCCTGAAGAGGGAGTCACTGAGTCCAGCAGCGAGATAGAGAAAGCCCTCAGTGAAAACACCACTAATGGTCCCACTGCTACTGTAGAG AAAACATGGGGGAAAACTAATGACCAGCTCTGA